ACCATCACCGACCCGAGCGCGAAGACGTCGGCGGCCGGACCGACGTCCCGCGGACGCCGGAACTGCTCGGGTGCCATGAAGGGCGGTGTGCCGATCAACTTGCCGGTCTCGGTGCGCAGTTCACTGTCCGACGGCCGGGAGATGCCGAAGTCGATGACCTTCGGCCCGTCGTCGGCGAGCAGGACGTTGCTCGGCTTCAGATCCCGGTGGACGACTCCGGCCCGATGGATGTCGCGCAGCGCCTCGGCCAGCCCGGCCATCAGCCGACGCAACTGGGCCGTCGCCATGGGCCCGTTCCGCTTCACCTCTTCGGAGAGGGTCGGGCCCGGGATGTACAGGGTGGCCATCCACGGCCGTCCGGCCTCCGGGTCGGCATCGACGACGGGTGCGGTGAAGGCCCCGCTCACCCGGCGCGCCGCCGCCACCTCCTGCCGGAAACGCCCTCTGAAATCGGGGTCGTCGGCGAACCGGGCGTGCACCACCTTCACCGCGAGCTTCATCCCGGACGTGCTCCGGGCCAGGTGCACCACGCCCATGCCGCCGGAGCCCAGACAGGACTCCAGCCGGTAGTGACCGACGTACTCGGGAAGTTCCGCTTCCGGGTCCGCTCCGGCGTCTCGCTGTGGCGCCATGGGACCACCCCCGTGCTGTTCGTCCGCGTGCGCGACGCACGGAGCCTAGTCGATGACTCGTGCGGGACAGAGGCGGCTTGCTAGCCTCCCTGCGCGAGTTACGCACATGTGTTTCATGGGGCGACTCGGGGGAATCAACGGGACCCCATGGCAGCCATGGGGGTTCAACGGGGGAGGTTTTTCATGTCTGTCGATCGCGTGGAAGCAGTCGAGAGCGGGGACGAGAGCGAAGTCGCCACCCTGGCGGCAACGGCCCTGCGCACCTACCCGGTGGCCCCGGGCTACCGGGTCAACGTCCGCAGCGGCCCCGGCACCGGCTACTCCATCGTCCGGGTCCTGCCCGAGGGGGCCAGGGTCACCATCTTCTGCCAGACACCGGGGACGACGGTCTCGGGCCCGTACGGCACGTCGAACATCTGGGACAACATCGCCGACGGCGAGTACATCTCGGACGCCTACGTGCAGACGGGCAGCGACGGCTACGTCCGCCCGCGCTGCGGCTGAGGCCCCGGGAGCCCGCGGCCGCCCCGGAGCCATAATCGACTCGTGAGAGACGAACCCGGCACCCCGGCCGCCCCCGCGGGCTCCCCGGCCGACCCCACCGGCCCCCGCCCCGAACCCCTGCGCTTCTTCGGCACGACCTGGCTGCACCACGACAACGGCTACACCACCCGGCGCGTCGCGGTCTCCGCCGGCTCACTCACCGCCGCCGCCGTCTCCTGCCTGGTCCTCCGCCTCGCCTACCAGGGCCTCCAGATCGCCGCGATCGGCAGCTTCGTCACGCTCCTCATGACCGTCATGTTCGCGATCTGCAGCGCGATGGCCTTCCGCCACACCTGGGACGGCTTCACCCGCCGCCCCGACCCGGACCGCCAGGCGTCCCTCCGCGGCCTGCTGACCATCGGCTTCGTCGGCTCCCTCCTCGCCTACTTCGTCCGCTCCCTCACCGAGGCACCCGGCGAGAAGCTCCACCGCGCCGAGTACGAGGAAGCCCGCAGGCAACACGAGAAGCGCACCACCCGCCGCACGGGCAACCCGTCGAAGAAGCGCCGCCGCGTATAGGCCCCCAGGCCCTCTCACCGAAATCTCACCGCCCCCCGCCCCACCCCCGGCCACCATGGCCGCATGACCACACCACCCACCGCTGACGACCCCACCGGAGCCCCCACCACCCCCGAACCACCCACCCGATCCGCCCGGGCCCACTCCTTCAACGCCGCCGCGGCCCAGTACGCGGCCAACCGCCCCTCCTACCCCCCGGCCCTCTTCGACGCGTTGGAAGACCTCGCCGGGCGTCCCCTCGCCGGCGCGCGCGTCGCGGACATCGGCGCCGGCACCGGCATAGCCACCGCCCTCCTGCACGCCCGGGGCGCGGACGTCGTCGCCGTGGAACCCGGCGACGGCATGGCGGCCCAGTTCCGCAGCGCCCACCCCGCCCTCCCCCTCATCCGCGGCACGGGCGACGACCTCCCCCTCGCCGACGCCTCGGTCGACCTCGTCACCTACGCCCAGGCCTGGCACTGGACCGACCCCGCCCGCTCCGTCCCGGAGGCCCTCCGCGTCCTGCGCCCCGGCGGCGCCCTGGCCCTGTGGTGGAACACCGACGCCCTCGACGTGCCGTGGATCGCCGAGGCCGCCGCCCGCACGGCACGCCACTTCGGCATCGACGTCTCCGCCGAGAAGCGCAACGTCAACGCCCACGCCGCCGACCCGGCCGACCGCCTCGACTTCACCCGCCGCACGGTCCGCTGGAGCCGCCGCGTCCCCGTCGACACCCACCTCGCCAACATCGGCAGCCACTCGGTCTTCCTGGTGCACGGCGAGGACCGCACCGCGGCCTTCCTCGCCGAGGAACGCGAGCACCTGCTCAGGGCCTTCCCGGACGGCCACGTCGAGGAGGTCTACGACGTGATCCTCCTGCTCGCCAAGGCCCCGGCCCGACGCCCACCCGCTTGACGGGTCCCCTCACCGGGAGCATTATTCATCGCATGATGAATAATGCTCCCGACCCACCGCGCCCGGCCACCGACACCTCTTCGGCCACCGACGCCACCGACACCGGACCGGCCGCCGTCCACGCCCAGGACCTCACCGTCGTCCGCGGCCCCCGCACCGTCCTGCGCGACCTCGCCTTCACCGTCCCCCGGGGCCGGATCACCGGCCTCCTCGGCCCCTCCGGCTGCGGCAAGTCCACCCTCATGCGCGCGATCGTCGGCACCCAGGCCAAGGTCACCGGCACCCTCGACGTCCTCGGCCACCCCGCCGGCCACCCCACCCTGCGCACCCGCATCGGCTACGTCACCCAGGCCCCG
This genomic stretch from Streptomyces sp. Go-475 harbors:
- a CDS encoding SH3 domain-containing protein — encoded protein: MSVDRVEAVESGDESEVATLAATALRTYPVAPGYRVNVRSGPGTGYSIVRVLPEGARVTIFCQTPGTTVSGPYGTSNIWDNIADGEYISDAYVQTGSDGYVRPRCG
- a CDS encoding EamA/RhaT family transporter, producing the protein MRDEPGTPAAPAGSPADPTGPRPEPLRFFGTTWLHHDNGYTTRRVAVSAGSLTAAAVSCLVLRLAYQGLQIAAIGSFVTLLMTVMFAICSAMAFRHTWDGFTRRPDPDRQASLRGLLTIGFVGSLLAYFVRSLTEAPGEKLHRAEYEEARRQHEKRTTRRTGNPSKKRRRV
- a CDS encoding class I SAM-dependent methyltransferase, translated to MTTPPTADDPTGAPTTPEPPTRSARAHSFNAAAAQYAANRPSYPPALFDALEDLAGRPLAGARVADIGAGTGIATALLHARGADVVAVEPGDGMAAQFRSAHPALPLIRGTGDDLPLADASVDLVTYAQAWHWTDPARSVPEALRVLRPGGALALWWNTDALDVPWIAEAAARTARHFGIDVSAEKRNVNAHAADPADRLDFTRRTVRWSRRVPVDTHLANIGSHSVFLVHGEDRTAAFLAEEREHLLRAFPDGHVEEVYDVILLLAKAPARRPPA